The Anabaena sp. WA102 genome contains a region encoding:
- a CDS encoding AAA family ATPase, which yields MSEILLNSLYNYLLKKVRNMKIQSFKFSNNKENWHIEEVKFEDLNLLVGGSGVGKTRILKALNLICDVAKGINRNLDDLEWSINFSHLGQNYRWELKSSSTKNKEMFLNVNESEQPEIVYEKLVRYDDNSELEILLRTDLYSKFNNEKLPKLKRTESAITLLSEEDLIIPVRKAFERLIFNFETRQQSMIGLGFNFSKILEIQNYKEFVADFPPVLKAFYLQKVFTDVFNEIKERYIDVFPEVKDVRVSSKRDSYGDFMLFLEIQENGLEDWIPQERISSGMFRTLIFLIEVITAPEESVILIDEFENSLGINCMAELTDFILDKSPDVQFILTSHHPYIINNIPWKTWQIVSKSGNKVKVRKSLNIPELNTASSLDKFTQLVNLLDSEEVSE from the coding sequence ATGTCAGAAATTCTTTTAAATTCTCTATATAATTATTTGTTAAAAAAAGTAAGAAATATGAAAATACAGAGTTTTAAGTTCAGTAACAATAAAGAAAATTGGCACATTGAGGAAGTTAAATTTGAGGATCTAAATTTACTTGTTGGTGGTTCTGGAGTTGGAAAGACAAGAATTTTAAAGGCACTTAATTTAATTTGTGATGTTGCAAAAGGTATAAATCGCAATTTAGATGATTTGGAATGGAGTATTAACTTCTCTCATTTAGGACAAAATTATAGATGGGAATTAAAAAGTTCCTCAACTAAAAACAAAGAAATGTTTCTCAACGTAAATGAATCAGAGCAACCCGAAATTGTGTATGAAAAATTAGTTCGATATGATGATAATTCTGAATTAGAGATACTTCTCCGCACTGACTTATATTCAAAATTCAATAACGAAAAATTACCTAAATTGAAAAGAACTGAAAGTGCAATTACTCTTCTTTCAGAAGAAGATTTAATTATTCCAGTTCGTAAAGCATTTGAGAGATTAATATTTAACTTTGAAACTCGTCAACAATCAATGATTGGACTTGGTTTTAATTTTTCTAAAATACTAGAAATTCAGAATTATAAAGAATTTGTTGCTGATTTTCCGCCAGTCTTAAAGGCTTTTTATTTACAGAAAGTTTTTACAGATGTTTTCAATGAAATTAAAGAACGTTACATTGATGTTTTTCCAGAAGTAAAAGATGTGAGAGTTAGTAGTAAGAGAGATTCATATGGTGATTTTATGCTATTCTTGGAAATTCAAGAAAATGGTTTAGAAGACTGGATTCCTCAAGAGCGAATTTCATCCGGTATGTTTCGTACTTTAATTTTTTTAATTGAAGTAATTACTGCTCCTGAAGAATCCGTGATTTTAATTGATGAATTTGAAAATAGTTTAGGGATTAACTGTATGGCTGAACTAACAGACTTTATCCTTGATAAATCCCCAGATGTACAGTTTATACTTACTAGCCATCATCCATATATTATCAATAATATTCCTTGGAAAACTTGGCAAATAGTTAGTAAATCTGGAAATAAAGTCAAAGTTAGAAAATCTTTAAATATTCCAGAACTTAACACAGCTTCTAGTTTGGATAAGTTTACTCAATTAGTTAATTTACTTGATAGTGAGGAAGTTTCTGAGTGA